A stretch of Aeromicrobium tamlense DNA encodes these proteins:
- a CDS encoding class F sortase, translating into MTSRRSLLLVMTAAFALALALGAAYFLMRDDPSGYASQDLDGRTVEWDRRPDAEGSAVRETGERFEVASVDLSVPLLSAVVANGEINPPTLTDAFWYRETAELGGPGTSVIALHAVRGGRGPGNALVDVEGANPALRVHPGDLLDAGSVRYQVTGTMIASKQETAADPRIWGESDHDALAVITCVPTDDRNAVIFATAVGNTE; encoded by the coding sequence ATGACGAGCCGCCGCTCGCTCCTGCTCGTCATGACAGCGGCGTTCGCCCTCGCCCTGGCGCTGGGTGCCGCCTACTTTCTGATGCGGGATGACCCGTCAGGGTACGCCAGCCAGGACCTCGACGGCCGGACGGTCGAGTGGGATCGTCGGCCGGACGCGGAGGGGTCGGCCGTCCGCGAGACGGGGGAGCGGTTCGAGGTGGCGTCAGTCGACTTGTCGGTACCTCTGCTGAGCGCCGTCGTCGCCAACGGCGAGATCAATCCACCGACGCTGACCGACGCCTTCTGGTACCGCGAGACGGCCGAGCTGGGCGGCCCCGGAACGTCGGTGATTGCTCTGCATGCGGTGCGCGGCGGCCGGGGTCCGGGGAATGCCCTGGTCGACGTCGAGGGGGCGAATCCAGCGCTGCGGGTTCACCCGGGCGACCTCCTGGATGCCGGCTCGGTCCGCTATCAGGTCACGGGAACGATGATCGCCTCCAAGCAGGAGACAGCGGCAGACCCACGCATCTGGGGAGAGAGCGACCACGACGCATTGGCCGTCATCACGTGCGTACCGACCGACGACCGCAACGCCGTGATCTTCGCGACTGCCGTCGGAAACACCGAGTAG
- a CDS encoding DUF5979 domain-containing protein — translation MATSLRGVKVGGRTAMFAVLTMILALGGVAWAPTAVAEDPGELDVTKTVTGWTSGQVVEPGDSFVYSITISCTNIGSGGCTNAVLTDPLPEGIILDADSTVTVQGASGTVQTSGDDVTVTFTEPLTDPPGSQGLPAGATVTVNIPVRVDPDIDPQLDGEDLVNVATADGTNTEPDDGTFVVVPDIPIVVEAGASKAFEPPSGLAVPGTGTTLSLSGGNESNVPVATVQITDPSDPAAAPNPFTYLGLTSSTLDIALPDGAEQVQVDAYVDGAWVEGTPGAPPATLPTGVTPGDVTGLRITFISTDGDDIPPGAEGTASVPLEQRDNIAEAGVGAIDNEVSTVVATDEQTSDPATADAQYTITSSDLDTGATKTFTPDEIAVGGTSTVSLTGTNDSELTLDTMTIAEPGSAGPNPFENGLTFTGWEDPLVWPTGATGASVTYDFADGTSTTLETTEPNTLPDPPDGSQVTGFTVEFTGPIVPGATATLNFGVTAPDTQPLPQFTRPNTIDVDTTAPGGFSGDATATDDLITYQRRLDVDVSKRISPTEIFSIPGQVVTVLLSGTLEEFPASTTDATEIIVQDPADLESDSWYDSFAPTAITETPIPADATLTVQYWDGEEWVDVPGMVDLAGPQIFSGPLPPEVQENAQGIRFVYDSDDGFPPGTTVSPNISYELRPEAAGTDLDVENCAASSASAPDADPASADTAECPDIDLVPPDPGSADFIDKAWDVDLLGERTGREAGFRIDWSTSGASNIDQMVISDQPQPSAATVPDSVFDTFDLVRIDPITPATDPHLTYDRVARVELFSLAAGGWVDAPGDPCPAACDGTFPGYDVPTGSQNDIIAFRLVYEESPTRADRIGGDPTAPQVGSGVAASSGNDREIHAVMRLRDDRRSDPTLPVIASATYNVAEQPGDVRNTARASVIVDDEVYVDQDASDIITISPVPLTVSLTKDWTGGPLSVPAPGVPFPDSWPTARMTLDAENTTPRQIDRLTITDPTGLADPFDSFNLRGFVSITDPADIGADGLTVTLTLEGGGTRILSRSEALLAPESDLTDVVGFELVYTGRITEGAHAVVEADTRLRPTSRADGAPVEPGTTVDNRATTVGEDLIDYPDTPEVSSTASDSADIDLLASGIGLEVQKSFDPASQTEPDRAPVTMTLSGQPSGPSRAVEMVLTDVDASFWNQYDFVGFGDGFAFTAPIDQVRVDVLTGGTFVETSSGVELEGATWTEGEESTSLVLPEGIAAGDVQGLRLTFTRADGQIWENPATPTQLVPLEVQRREHMHTGGDVPSDLAGSEPAPGETVAGQATNTITGDALAADVDANGDPLQAEDDVTAPILYRHANNAVQVTKSPSGAQAPGASIPYELTFTNTGDVPIVDPVITDRLPTDADGPLLVLNPDTDEHYGYALSGPAPDPASGPPMPTDPAAVSVAEGPDLLTFTFPEDTVLEVGQTYTITVDLVFRPGLPGNTTVTNTTGIVGDRAWDGCETSLDPDTGECRTSATVYPTTAGALRGTKTVQAVDSELGVLDTRDAGCDADSEGFYAGGCVPVTKPGGEDVWRMTFTNTGNLPMDQVYALDRLPAVGDTGAIVTLPRESQWRPTPTSLRFAGASLGDVSSIRVFYDADDDICTTDLETLDGCPDGEWTLIDESADPADGWTVQLPADARALKFEMDFFDELLQPTGTVRLDLTTTAPAQSPTVGSDTIAWNTVAQAGRTNDAGTLGLAPRAEGNKVGVALATGPLEITKVVEGPASEYAPSSFELTIECTSVGQPVDLGDQSPVVLEAGEVVRIDGVPWGSECTVSEDVTAAGATAFDTTTVTVAREGEPVALVTATNTYEDASLRLAKDVRDSAVDQDGNPIVYGPFRFRVTCTFLDEPVYAAGYGPTRPMVAVFDSGETWTLSELPAGSECVATETDRGGAEETESSGTTADGTETGSESLDLVLTPDGDDPVVTNEVTFTNVFAVGSLVLTKIVEGDGAATFGAGPFTIHLSCQDVRGDSVWDGDVVLGGDQPLTTTIENMDVGATCTAEETGTGGATRSVVDPAGPFEITSDDPVTVTATNTFDLGSVRIEKRLRGDGVDELDPGLEFTVALACTLDVDGVETKIPISDDGERVLSRADGLSVVFDDLPVGAQCVVSEPDDGGADDTSISPTALTVGGDEVAEVVVTNTFDPAELGPTDDSDPASSGPEAHTGGRVVENSRLLLWGSLVALLVALAAGVARHRRRP, via the coding sequence ATGGCGACTTCACTGCGCGGCGTCAAGGTGGGAGGCCGTACGGCGATGTTCGCCGTGCTGACGATGATCCTGGCACTCGGCGGGGTGGCCTGGGCGCCGACGGCAGTGGCCGAGGATCCGGGCGAGCTCGATGTCACGAAGACCGTCACTGGATGGACGAGCGGACAGGTCGTCGAGCCGGGGGATTCGTTCGTGTACTCCATCACGATCTCGTGCACGAACATCGGTTCGGGAGGGTGCACCAACGCGGTGCTCACCGACCCGCTGCCGGAGGGCATCATCCTCGACGCCGACAGCACGGTGACGGTCCAGGGCGCCAGCGGCACGGTCCAGACGTCCGGTGATGACGTCACGGTCACGTTCACCGAGCCGTTGACCGACCCGCCGGGATCGCAGGGTCTGCCCGCTGGGGCGACCGTTACCGTCAACATCCCCGTGAGGGTCGATCCGGACATCGATCCTCAGCTCGACGGCGAGGACCTCGTCAACGTGGCGACGGCGGACGGCACCAACACCGAACCCGACGACGGCACCTTCGTCGTGGTCCCCGACATCCCCATCGTCGTCGAGGCCGGGGCGTCGAAGGCCTTCGAGCCGCCCAGCGGCTTGGCGGTTCCCGGGACGGGGACGACGCTGAGCCTCAGCGGCGGCAACGAGTCCAACGTCCCCGTCGCCACCGTGCAGATCACCGACCCGTCGGACCCGGCTGCCGCCCCGAATCCGTTCACCTACCTGGGTCTGACGAGCAGCACCCTCGACATCGCACTCCCCGACGGAGCCGAGCAGGTCCAGGTCGACGCGTATGTCGACGGTGCGTGGGTCGAGGGCACCCCTGGCGCTCCGCCGGCCACGCTGCCCACCGGAGTCACGCCGGGAGACGTCACCGGACTCCGCATCACCTTCATCAGCACCGACGGCGATGACATTCCGCCTGGCGCTGAGGGAACGGCGTCCGTGCCCCTGGAGCAGCGCGACAACATCGCCGAGGCAGGTGTCGGAGCGATCGACAATGAGGTCTCGACGGTGGTCGCGACCGACGAGCAGACCTCGGACCCGGCAACGGCCGACGCCCAGTACACGATCACGTCCTCGGATCTGGACACCGGCGCCACGAAGACCTTCACGCCGGACGAGATCGCGGTCGGTGGAACGAGCACCGTGAGCCTGACCGGCACGAACGACAGTGAGCTGACCCTCGACACGATGACGATCGCCGAGCCCGGATCAGCGGGACCGAACCCCTTCGAGAACGGGTTGACGTTCACCGGGTGGGAGGACCCCCTCGTCTGGCCGACCGGTGCGACCGGTGCCTCCGTGACCTACGACTTCGCGGACGGCACCAGCACGACGCTCGAGACCACGGAGCCGAACACCCTTCCCGACCCGCCCGACGGCAGCCAGGTCACCGGCTTCACGGTCGAGTTCACGGGCCCCATCGTGCCGGGGGCGACGGCCACCCTCAACTTCGGCGTCACCGCGCCGGACACCCAGCCGCTGCCGCAGTTCACGCGTCCCAACACGATCGACGTCGACACGACCGCGCCCGGCGGATTCTCGGGCGACGCCACGGCCACGGACGACCTGATCACGTACCAGCGGCGGCTGGACGTGGACGTGTCCAAGCGGATCAGCCCGACAGAGATCTTCTCGATCCCCGGACAGGTCGTCACGGTGCTGCTCAGCGGCACGCTGGAGGAGTTCCCGGCGTCGACGACGGACGCCACCGAGATCATCGTCCAAGACCCGGCCGACCTCGAATCGGACTCCTGGTACGACTCCTTCGCCCCCACCGCGATCACCGAGACGCCGATCCCGGCGGACGCGACGCTGACCGTCCAGTACTGGGATGGAGAGGAGTGGGTCGACGTCCCGGGGATGGTCGACCTCGCCGGTCCACAGATCTTCAGCGGGCCACTGCCGCCCGAGGTCCAGGAGAACGCGCAGGGCATCAGGTTCGTCTACGACAGCGATGACGGCTTCCCACCGGGCACGACGGTGAGTCCGAACATCAGCTACGAGCTGCGGCCGGAGGCGGCTGGAACAGACCTCGACGTGGAGAACTGCGCGGCTTCCTCGGCCAGCGCACCGGACGCCGATCCAGCCTCAGCGGACACGGCGGAGTGCCCGGACATCGATCTCGTGCCACCCGACCCGGGCAGTGCCGACTTCATCGACAAGGCCTGGGACGTCGACCTGCTCGGCGAGCGCACGGGTCGTGAGGCGGGCTTCCGTATCGACTGGTCCACCAGCGGTGCCAGCAACATCGACCAGATGGTCATCTCGGACCAGCCGCAGCCGAGTGCCGCCACGGTTCCCGACTCCGTCTTCGACACCTTCGACCTCGTGCGGATCGATCCGATCACGCCTGCCACGGATCCGCACCTGACGTACGACCGCGTGGCACGTGTCGAGCTCTTCAGCCTCGCGGCCGGCGGGTGGGTCGACGCACCCGGTGATCCGTGTCCGGCGGCGTGCGACGGCACCTTCCCCGGGTACGACGTCCCCACCGGCTCTCAGAACGACATCATCGCCTTCCGTCTGGTCTATGAGGAGAGCCCGACCCGCGCCGACCGGATCGGCGGCGATCCGACCGCGCCTCAGGTGGGTTCCGGCGTCGCGGCCTCCAGCGGCAACGACCGGGAGATCCATGCCGTCATGCGCCTGCGCGACGATCGACGATCCGATCCCACCCTCCCGGTGATCGCTTCTGCGACCTACAACGTCGCCGAGCAGCCCGGCGACGTGCGCAACACCGCGCGCGCCAGCGTGATCGTCGACGACGAGGTCTACGTGGACCAGGACGCGAGCGACATCATCACCATCTCCCCGGTGCCGCTCACGGTCTCGCTGACGAAGGACTGGACGGGAGGACCCTTGAGCGTGCCCGCACCCGGAGTGCCGTTCCCGGACTCCTGGCCCACCGCACGGATGACACTCGACGCGGAGAACACCACCCCCCGCCAGATCGATCGGCTGACCATCACGGACCCCACCGGACTGGCCGATCCGTTCGACTCCTTCAACCTGCGTGGCTTCGTGTCGATCACCGATCCGGCCGACATCGGCGCCGACGGGCTCACCGTCACCCTGACGCTCGAGGGCGGTGGCACTCGGATCCTCAGCCGCTCCGAGGCCCTGCTGGCGCCTGAGTCGGACCTGACCGACGTCGTGGGCTTCGAGCTCGTCTACACGGGCCGCATCACTGAAGGAGCCCACGCGGTCGTCGAGGCGGACACCCGTCTACGCCCGACCTCACGGGCCGATGGTGCGCCGGTAGAGCCCGGGACCACAGTCGACAATCGGGCGACCACGGTCGGTGAGGATCTCATCGACTACCCGGACACTCCGGAGGTCAGCAGCACCGCGAGCGACAGCGCCGACATCGACCTGTTGGCATCGGGCATCGGGCTCGAGGTCCAGAAGTCGTTCGACCCGGCCAGCCAGACCGAGCCCGATCGCGCCCCAGTCACGATGACCCTCTCCGGCCAGCCCAGCGGACCCTCGCGAGCAGTCGAGATGGTGCTGACGGACGTGGACGCCTCGTTCTGGAACCAGTACGACTTCGTCGGCTTCGGTGACGGCTTCGCCTTCACCGCCCCGATCGATCAGGTCCGGGTCGACGTCCTGACGGGCGGCACCTTCGTCGAGACTAGCTCCGGGGTCGAGCTCGAGGGTGCCACGTGGACCGAGGGCGAGGAGTCCACGTCGCTGGTGCTTCCGGAGGGGATCGCCGCAGGGGACGTGCAGGGTCTGCGCCTCACCTTCACCCGTGCCGACGGCCAGATCTGGGAGAACCCCGCCACCCCGACCCAGCTCGTTCCGCTGGAGGTTCAGCGACGCGAGCATATGCACACCGGCGGCGACGTCCCGAGCGATCTGGCCGGGAGCGAGCCGGCGCCGGGAGAGACCGTTGCCGGGCAGGCGACGAACACGATCACGGGGGATGCCCTCGCCGCCGACGTCGACGCGAACGGCGATCCCCTTCAAGCCGAGGACGACGTCACCGCGCCGATCCTCTACCGTCACGCGAACAACGCGGTGCAGGTCACCAAGTCGCCCAGCGGCGCACAAGCCCCCGGCGCGTCCATCCCCTACGAGTTGACCTTCACCAACACCGGCGACGTGCCGATCGTCGACCCGGTGATCACCGACCGGCTTCCGACCGACGCCGATGGACCTCTGCTGGTGCTGAACCCTGACACCGACGAGCACTACGGCTATGCCCTCAGCGGGCCCGCCCCCGATCCGGCGAGCGGACCACCGATGCCGACCGATCCCGCAGCTGTGTCGGTCGCGGAGGGGCCCGATCTGCTCACCTTCACCTTCCCGGAGGACACGGTCCTGGAGGTCGGACAGACCTACACGATCACGGTCGACCTCGTGTTCCGACCGGGGCTGCCGGGCAACACCACGGTGACCAACACGACGGGGATCGTCGGTGACCGGGCCTGGGACGGCTGCGAGACGTCGCTCGATCCCGACACGGGGGAGTGCCGCACCTCCGCGACCGTCTACCCGACCACGGCCGGGGCACTGCGCGGCACCAAGACCGTGCAAGCGGTCGACAGCGAGCTGGGAGTGCTCGACACCCGTGACGCGGGCTGCGACGCCGATTCCGAGGGCTTCTATGCGGGCGGGTGCGTACCCGTGACCAAGCCCGGTGGCGAGGACGTCTGGCGGATGACCTTCACCAACACGGGCAACCTGCCGATGGATCAGGTGTACGCACTCGATCGGCTGCCTGCCGTCGGGGACACCGGGGCCATCGTGACGCTGCCTCGCGAGTCGCAGTGGCGCCCCACGCCCACCTCGCTGCGGTTCGCCGGCGCCAGCCTCGGCGACGTGAGCTCGATCCGAGTCTTCTACGACGCCGACGACGACATCTGCACCACCGACCTGGAGACCCTGGACGGCTGTCCGGACGGGGAGTGGACCCTCATCGACGAGAGCGCCGACCCTGCGGACGGCTGGACCGTGCAACTGCCCGCAGACGCCCGAGCGCTGAAGTTCGAGATGGACTTCTTCGACGAGTTGCTCCAGCCGACCGGCACGGTGCGACTGGACCTCACCACCACGGCTCCAGCGCAGTCGCCGACCGTGGGCTCCGACACGATCGCGTGGAACACCGTGGCCCAGGCCGGTCGGACGAACGATGCCGGGACCCTCGGCCTGGCGCCGCGAGCGGAGGGGAACAAGGTCGGGGTCGCGCTGGCCACCGGGCCGTTGGAGATCACCAAGGTCGTGGAGGGCCCCGCCTCCGAGTACGCCCCGTCCTCCTTCGAGCTGACGATCGAATGCACCTCGGTCGGGCAGCCGGTGGATCTGGGGGATCAGTCGCCGGTCGTGCTCGAGGCTGGGGAGGTCGTTCGCATCGACGGCGTGCCCTGGGGGTCGGAGTGCACCGTCAGCGAGGACGTCACGGCGGCCGGAGCGACCGCGTTCGACACCACCACTGTGACGGTGGCGCGCGAGGGCGAGCCGGTGGCTCTGGTCACGGCGACCAATACGTACGAGGACGCGTCGCTTCGTCTGGCGAAGGACGTTCGGGACTCGGCGGTCGATCAGGACGGGAATCCGATCGTCTACGGGCCCTTCCGGTTCCGCGTCACGTGCACCTTCCTGGACGAACCGGTCTACGCCGCCGGCTACGGCCCGACGCGCCCGATGGTCGCCGTCTTCGACTCGGGCGAGACCTGGACCCTGAGCGAGCTTCCCGCCGGCTCCGAGTGCGTGGCGACCGAGACCGACCGCGGGGGAGCCGAGGAGACGGAGTCGTCCGGCACCACCGCCGACGGCACCGAGACGGGTTCGGAGTCGCTCGACCTGGTCCTGACCCCCGATGGCGATGACCCGGTCGTCACGAACGAGGTGACCTTCACGAACGTCTTCGCGGTGGGATCCCTCGTGCTCACGAAGATCGTCGAAGGCGACGGCGCCGCCACCTTCGGAGCCGGCCCGTTCACGATTCACTTGTCCTGTCAGGACGTGCGCGGTGACTCCGTCTGGGACGGTGACGTCGTGCTGGGCGGGGACCAGCCGTTGACCACGACGATCGAGAACATGGACGTCGGCGCCACCTGCACCGCGGAGGAGACCGGTACCGGAGGAGCAACGCGCTCGGTCGTCGATCCCGCGGGTCCCTTCGAGATCACCTCGGACGATCCGGTCACCGTCACCGCGACGAACACCTTCGATCTGGGCTCCGTGCGAATCGAGAAGCGGCTGCGGGGTGACGGGGTCGACGAGCTCGATCCCGGCCTGGAGTTCACGGTCGCACTCGCCTGCACGCTCGATGTCGACGGCGTCGAGACGAAGATTCCGATCAGCGACGACGGCGAGCGGGTTCTCTCCAGAGCCGATGGTCTGTCCGTCGTCTTCGACGATCTGCCGGTCGGTGCCCAGTGCGTCGTGAGCGAGCCGGACGACGGTGGCGCCGATGACACCTCGATCTCGCCGACGGCGCTGACGGTCGGTGGGGACGAGGTTGCCGAGGTCGTGGTCACGAACACCTTCGACCCAGCCGAGCTGGGGCCGACCGACGACTCGGATCCCGCGAGCAGCGGTCCCGAGGCCCACACCGGCGGCCGCGTTGTGGAGAACAGCCGTCTGCTTCTCTGGGGCTCTCTCGTTGCCTTGTTGGTGGCGCTGGCGGCGGGCGTGGCCCGGCATCGTCGTAGGCCATGA
- a CDS encoding SHOCT domain-containing protein, with the protein MVDDFWDFFWLSISIFFLVAYLIVMFQVIVDLFRDRSLSGWWKAVWVFFLIVLPMVTALAYLVVRGGGMASRTAAEIEASKAEADDYIRSVAATPSPADQIASAKSLLDAGTITEQEFTALKNKALS; encoded by the coding sequence ATGGTGGACGACTTCTGGGACTTCTTCTGGCTCTCGATCAGCATCTTCTTCCTGGTGGCCTATCTGATCGTGATGTTCCAGGTCATCGTCGACCTGTTCCGTGATCGGTCGCTGTCAGGGTGGTGGAAGGCCGTGTGGGTCTTCTTCCTGATCGTCCTGCCCATGGTGACGGCGTTGGCGTACCTCGTGGTGCGAGGAGGCGGCATGGCGTCGCGCACGGCAGCGGAGATCGAGGCCTCCAAGGCCGAGGCGGACGACTACATCCGCTCGGTGGCCGCGACGCCCTCGCCGGCCGACCAGATCGCGTCGGCGAAGAGCCTGCTCGATGCGGGGACGATCACCGAGCAGGAGTTCACGGCATTGAAGAACAAGGCGCTGTCCTGA
- a CDS encoding SulP family inorganic anion transporter, translated as MRRSWSRYRRRFGSRETLPADAKAGFVLGVESVPDGLAAGLLAGVNPVFGLYGYLMGTLAGAFATGSFFMTVQVTGAMAVTISDVPLTQSGEQAGPALATLAVLTGVIMLGLGIAGLGSLVRFIPASVLIGFVNAVAVNIVLGQFDNFTGYESEGANRVLRALDTVFHPGRLSLLSIIIGLLTVALILGLERTRIGPLGLVLAIIVASGVAALFPDDVSVLADLTTVPDSLPTPQMPALELVPALILPALSLALIGLVQGAAVSGSVPNPDGRYPDPSTDFRGQGIANIVTGLMRGMPVGGSMSATSLVRSAGARTATANVVAAVTMALAIVLSAQIMGYVAMPALAALLIVVGLRTFKIHDIMLVVRTGPVPATVLVTTFGLTLLLPLQYAVLAGVAIAVVLHVARQSNTVVVRRWTFDDASVMPIEGEPPRTLAPQDEVIVTVYGSLFFAAAPVFLAQLPSVPASCRGTVVILRLRGKDDLGSTFIRAVSAYAGELNRAGGTLMVAGVSRAVTRQLEATGVIAIIGRDHVFEAEDRVGSSLAKAREAADRWRAGSA; from the coding sequence GTGAGGCGGTCTTGGTCGCGCTACCGGCGACGCTTCGGGTCGCGTGAGACGCTGCCTGCCGACGCGAAAGCCGGCTTCGTGCTCGGTGTCGAGAGCGTGCCGGACGGGCTCGCAGCGGGGCTGCTCGCGGGGGTGAATCCCGTCTTCGGGCTCTACGGGTACCTGATGGGCACCTTGGCGGGCGCGTTCGCCACGGGATCGTTCTTCATGACGGTCCAGGTCACGGGGGCGATGGCGGTGACGATCTCGGACGTTCCCCTGACGCAGAGCGGCGAGCAGGCGGGGCCGGCCCTGGCCACGCTCGCGGTGCTGACGGGCGTCATCATGCTGGGTCTGGGCATCGCAGGGCTCGGCAGTCTCGTGCGCTTCATCCCGGCGTCGGTGCTGATCGGGTTCGTCAACGCTGTCGCCGTCAACATCGTCCTGGGGCAGTTCGACAACTTCACCGGCTACGAGAGCGAGGGCGCCAATCGCGTCCTGCGCGCGCTCGACACCGTGTTCCATCCCGGCCGGCTCAGCCTCCTGTCGATCATCATCGGCCTGCTGACCGTGGCCCTGATCCTGGGACTCGAGCGCACGCGCATCGGCCCCCTCGGACTGGTGCTCGCGATCATCGTCGCGTCCGGAGTGGCCGCGCTCTTCCCCGATGACGTCAGCGTGCTCGCAGACCTGACGACGGTTCCCGACTCCTTGCCGACACCACAGATGCCAGCGCTCGAGCTCGTCCCGGCTCTGATCCTCCCGGCGCTCTCCCTCGCGCTCATCGGGCTGGTCCAGGGCGCGGCCGTGAGTGGTTCGGTACCCAACCCCGACGGCCGGTACCCGGATCCGTCGACCGACTTCCGCGGGCAGGGGATCGCCAACATCGTCACAGGTCTGATGCGGGGAATGCCCGTGGGTGGGTCCATGTCGGCGACGTCACTGGTGCGCTCGGCAGGTGCTCGGACGGCGACCGCGAACGTCGTCGCCGCCGTGACGATGGCATTGGCGATCGTGCTGTCAGCGCAGATCATGGGCTACGTCGCGATGCCTGCTCTGGCGGCATTGCTGATCGTGGTGGGACTTCGGACCTTCAAGATTCACGACATCATGCTGGTGGTCCGCACGGGGCCGGTGCCGGCGACCGTCCTGGTGACGACGTTCGGGCTCACACTCCTGCTGCCGTTGCAGTACGCGGTCCTCGCCGGGGTGGCGATTGCCGTGGTGCTTCACGTCGCGCGTCAGTCCAACACGGTTGTGGTCCGACGGTGGACATTCGACGATGCGTCAGTCATGCCGATCGAGGGCGAGCCGCCGCGCACGCTCGCCCCGCAGGACGAGGTGATCGTCACCGTCTACGGCAGCCTGTTCTTCGCTGCTGCTCCGGTGTTCCTGGCGCAGCTCCCGTCAGTTCCGGCGTCCTGCAGGGGGACGGTCGTGATCCTGCGTCTGCGCGGCAAGGACGATCTGGGGAGCACGTTCATCCGGGCGGTCTCTGCTTATGCCGGAGAGCTGAATCGAGCAGGCGGCACGCTGATGGTGGCGGGTGTGAGCCGTGCCGTGACACGACAGCTGGAGGCCACGGGGGTCATCGCGATCATCGGCCGTGACCACGTATTCGAGGCCGAGGACCGCGTCGGGAGCTCCCTGGCCAAGGCGCGCGAGGCTGCGGATCGGTGGCGCGCTGGGAGCGCTTGA
- a CDS encoding AI-2E family transporter codes for MEPSRTAVDRPVLPRGTVLVLTFTSVLLGALALRSFADTLAPVLLALIFAISAAPLRTVFTRRGLPEWFGTAASVVLVYLIVLGFAWAALATALRFSALLGEYSAELHAKIMELGDWMARIGLDEDESRSILARIDVGKLVDFAAGVLGGLTGVLTSFFFIVILLFFLVTDSAGFVRKLSTLSNRGRTMAEALTIFADGTRSYLRVSTLFGAAVALVDVGALYLLDIRDPWLWGLLAFLTNYIPNIGFIIGLVPPAVVGLLDHGLGTAVAVVVVYSVVNFLLQTVVQPRVVGEAVGLSASISFLSLLVWTAIFGGIGALIAVPMTILVRAIFIDTDPERTWLGPLLSGGNDAPETPS; via the coding sequence ATGGAACCGTCGCGAACGGCAGTCGACCGGCCGGTGCTCCCGCGGGGAACGGTCCTCGTCCTGACCTTCACGTCAGTGCTCTTGGGGGCACTCGCGCTGCGGTCGTTCGCGGACACGCTCGCACCCGTGCTCCTGGCCTTGATCTTCGCGATCTCGGCGGCGCCCCTCCGCACGGTGTTCACGCGTCGCGGACTTCCCGAGTGGTTCGGCACGGCCGCCAGCGTGGTGCTCGTCTATCTGATCGTTCTCGGGTTTGCATGGGCAGCCTTGGCCACCGCGTTGAGGTTCTCGGCGCTGCTCGGCGAGTACAGCGCCGAGCTGCACGCGAAGATCATGGAGCTGGGTGACTGGATGGCTCGCATCGGCCTGGACGAGGACGAGTCGCGGAGCATTCTGGCGCGGATCGACGTCGGAAAGCTTGTCGACTTCGCGGCGGGCGTACTCGGGGGCCTGACGGGGGTGCTCACGAGCTTCTTCTTCATCGTCATCCTGTTGTTCTTCCTGGTGACCGACAGCGCCGGGTTCGTGCGCAAGCTCTCGACGCTGTCGAACCGCGGTCGCACGATGGCGGAGGCTCTGACGATCTTCGCCGACGGGACCCGGTCCTACCTGCGCGTCTCCACCCTGTTCGGCGCGGCGGTGGCTCTGGTCGATGTGGGCGCCCTGTACCTGCTGGACATCCGGGACCCGTGGCTGTGGGGACTGCTGGCCTTCCTGACGAACTACATCCCCAACATCGGCTTCATCATCGGACTGGTGCCCCCCGCGGTCGTGGGACTGTTGGACCACGGTCTCGGGACGGCGGTCGCGGTCGTCGTCGTCTACTCGGTCGTCAACTTCTTGCTGCAGACCGTCGTCCAGCCGCGTGTCGTGGGGGAGGCGGTCGGCTTGTCCGCCTCGATCAGCTTCCTCTCCCTGCTGGTCTGGACCGCGATCTTCGGTGGCATCGGTGCGCTGATCGCCGTCCCGATGACCATCCTCGTCCGCGCCATCTTCATCGACACCGATCCCGAGCGAACGTGGCTGGGCCCCCTCCTCTCCGGTGGGAATGACGCGCCGGAAACCCCCAGCTGA